In Nymphaea colorata isolate Beijing-Zhang1983 chromosome 5, ASM883128v2, whole genome shotgun sequence, one genomic interval encodes:
- the LOC116254056 gene encoding uncharacterized protein LOC116254056: MALAMPSGSFMALLLLLTAVPMAFIVSLERSASSGPHIGYHSKWWFRESVEWDDRGGRFIVSCFEGGLGQIVVPDGEFSGALEEETAVAALKELPGISFLGIRVDRRRNRLLVVLADVLRGRFGGVAAYDLDSWQQLFLTQLSGPDVKTLADDVAVDDDGNAYVTDAKDSKIWKVGVNGELLSTIQNDLFTERKEWYLNFVGLNGIVYHPSGFLLVIHTSTGSLFKVDVDKELVSKVEIVQGSLMLGDGMALLSATQLVVAGTPSSRLVESLDGWKTAKVIGRYIGPMHRIASAATVKDGKTYVNHIVGLGLGKSRHLITEAVFLPVNASSGWLW; the protein is encoded by the exons atGGCTCTCGCCATGCCGTCTGGATCGTTCATGGCTCTGCTTCTGCTGCTCACCGCGGTCCCTATGGCGTTCATAGTCTCCCTGGAGCGATCGGCGTCGTCCGGACCTCATATCGGTTACCACAGCAAGTGGTGGTTCCGGGAGTCCGTGGAATGGGACGATCGAGGCGGGAGGTTCATCGTGTCCTGCTTTGAGGGAGGGCTCGGCCAGATCGTGGTGCCGGACGGCGAGTTCTCCGGCGCGTTGGAGGAGGAGACGGCCGTCGCCGCTCTCAAGGAGCTTCCGGGGATCTCCTTCCTCGGCATCCGCGTGGACCGCCGGCGGAACCGGCTGCTCGTGGTACTTGCGGACGTCCTCCGCGGCCGATTCGGCGGGGTCGCGGCCTACGATCTCGACTCCTGGCAGCAACTCTTCCTCACGCAGCTCAGCGGACcag ATGTGAAGACGCTTGCCGACGATGTCGCCGTCGATGACGATGGAAACGCTTATGTCACTGATGCCAAAGACTCCAAAATATGGAAGGTTGGTGTCAATGGTGAACTGCTCTCAACCATACAGAATGATCTGTTCACTGAAAGAAAGGAGTGGTATCTTAACTTCGTAGGGCTCAATGGCATTGTTTACCACCCGAGTGGGTTCCTGCTAGTTATTCATACTTCCACTGGCAGTCTATTCAAGGTTGATGTAGACAAGGAGCTGGTTAGTAAGGTTGAAATTGTTCAAGGCTCATTGATGCTTGGGGACGGCATGGCGCTCCTGTCTGCGACCCAACTGGTAGTTGCAGGAACACCATCAAGCAGGCTGGTTGAGAGCTTAGATGGCTGGAAAACGGCGAAGGTGATCGGAAGGTACATAGGTCCGATGCACCGGATTGCTTCTGCCGCGACGGTAAAAGACGGTAAGACTTATGTGAATCACATCGTTGGGCTGGGGCTTGGGAAGAGTAGGCATCTCATCACAGAGGCAGTCTTTTTGCCTGTCAATGCTTCGTCTGGTTGGTTATGGTAA